A portion of the Myxococcales bacterium genome contains these proteins:
- a CDS encoding twin-arginine translocase TatA/TatE family subunit — translation MGNIGPGELVIIALIALLLFGAGRIADIGKGLGQGIKNFKKGLKEEGDGDDKKSADAKDKEPPKPKEAS, via the coding sequence ATGGGAAACATCGGCCCCGGAGAGCTCGTTATCATCGCGCTGATTGCGCTCTTGCTCTTCGGCGCAGGGCGCATCGCCGACATTGGCAAAGGCCTTGGGCAAGGCATCAAGAACTTCAAAAAGGGCCTCAAAGAAGAGGGCGACGGCGACGACAAGAAGTCCGCCGACGCCAAGGACAAAGAGCCGCCCAAGCCGAAGGAAGCTAGCTGA